Below is a window of Candidatus Flexicrinis affinis DNA.
CCAGGTGACCTCAGCATGAGTGATGTCGGGCGCTGCTATGACAACGCCATGCAGGAGAGCTTCTGGGGAACGCTGAAAACCGAGTGCGCCGACCGTCCGTTTGCGACACGCGCGGCAGCTCGCAAGGCGATCTTCGAATACATCGAGGTGTGGTACAACCGTCAGCGGCGGCATTCAGCCTTGGGCTATCTCAGCCCTGCTGATTTCGAGCAACTCGCTTGCCCCTGACATTCTTGCCGTCCGTTGAATCGGGGTTAGGTCACAGTGCGACTGAGGTCTGCATGTCCCAGTCATACGCCCAGATTCCCTGACCTTCGACAAATCCCGCGATGTAGCGGCCGGAAGAACTCCATGCAAGGTATGTGGATTCACCCCCACCGACATATCTCAGCCGCTCTGATGTGTAGTCAACAACGATAGGATAGCTCCGCGAACTAAACGCGAACCTCTCACTGTCTGGACTCCAGACGGGAACACGCGCTGTGGCGTCGTCTGAAGCATACGACTCCTGTGCTACCCAGACTGCATCGCCTGAAACCAGATCCCCACACCCACTTCACCCCCCAACGCCGCCCCGGCGAGCTTCGTGCCGTCCGGGCTGAGCGCGGCATAGGTGATGTGCGGGTGCGCGGCGATCTCCTGCAAGTTTGCGTCGAGCTGCCACGTCCCGGCCGTCGTGCCGATCCACACGCTCTGGCCGTCCGGCGCCCACGCCGCGCTGACAATCTCGCCGCGTCCGAACGTGAGCAGTGGGGCGGGTGGCTGTGAAAGCGCAGTACCTGCTACCAGCACAAGCACGTTCCGCTCCCCAAACACAGGAGAGCCAAACAACCCACAGCCGCGTAGAGCAGGGCCCAGGTCAACCATCCGCTTTGCCTCGGATCACGAAGTCCTTACCTCAGACGAGTATACTTAGGCAAAACTAGGATTCTGAGAAACGTGTACTAATCGGAGATAACCCGTATGGATTTTGACCTGAACGACGAACAGCAGATGTTCCGGCGCATCGTGCGCGAGTTCTGCGAGTCCGAGCTCAAGCCGCACGCCCGCGACATCGACGAAAACGGCGAGATGCACTGGCCGGCCATCCGTAAAATGCGCGACCTCGGCCTGCTGTCGATGCAGGTGCCGGAGGCGTACGGCGGCGCCGAGCTGGA
It encodes the following:
- a CDS encoding transposase translates to MSDVGRCYDNAMQESFWGTLKTECADRPFATRAAARKAIFEYIEVWYNRQRRHSALGYLSPADFEQLACP
- a CDS encoding PD40 domain-containing protein — encoded protein: MLVLVAGTALSQPPAPLLTFGRGEIVSAAWAPDGQSVWIGTTAGTWQLDANLQEIAAHPHITYAALSPDGTKLAGAALGGEVGVGIWFQAMQSG